In Acipenser ruthenus chromosome 16, fAciRut3.2 maternal haplotype, whole genome shotgun sequence, the following proteins share a genomic window:
- the LOC117963561 gene encoding toll-like receptor 9 produces the protein LKACIHFLVTQRNSLIYPSLFICLLVPLARATLPKFFPCDDTDNSTVVVCSKRKLLEVPTISSSNVTTLYLDSNNIKLVKRDAFSALPGLQNLSIMWNCLPTRLRSPALPSCRMEIEPEAFVNLKNLVYLGLSGNSLTSVPQLPPSLKVLSLAYNNIVHLSHANFSGAQNLVNLNLDKNCYYNNPCGDTFDLKEDVFRDMHQLKVLSLKFNNITAVPRGLPQFLEDLDLRENKISRINSIDFANLTQLKILNLEWNCQRCDHAAQPCFPCLNNASINLDPNSFRNQRNLISLSLRGNSLRTLSDSLFEPLVNLSNLDLSDNLLAYAIVNGTFFSYLKKVKTLNLIFNYEPLQVFPTLQLSPHFQDMGSLECLLLTGYFFLTLEPTGLKPLMALRNLKKLDFRMNFLNEINMSMLTKIRTLKQVVLSENMLAFPPRCPSVINHSVNLPKEPEHNLLPGFTMSGLFQHPSQVNEEPDWDTDLIPQLRNLQYKYCNNRLSLDLSNNNIMSIHQDIFQGLEDVVCLDLSSNYISQPLNGSQFLPLKNLRFLNLAQNRIDLYYETAFQELNSTLMALDLTSNAYHFHMKGMGHRFTFIHHLKSLRSLSLAQNDIGIRISTRLESDSLNSLYFGGNRLDLMWDGQNDRYLRFFLNLTNLTFLDISNNHLRFLSKDAMNNLPKTLKILNVNHNKLIFFPWWCLENLSNLIHLNLSHNSLSTIPKETITFGSKLRILDLSYNSIKNLPEAFFQSASSLNFLNLSNNALKFLYSQSLPAQVLGNLTELAIHNNPFTCNCDSSWFIDFLKTTQVKIPHLTTYVTCEFPESQQGKAVLSMDPRSCQEILGNLGFLCTSFMTIIFTALPILKKLYGWDCWYFIHIFWVRLKGYSLLSQPDSQYDAFVAFDTRHKAVADWVYNELRVSLEDKGRKRFKLCLEERDWLVGLSCIQNLYDAVYKSKKTVFVLTNGGSINGTLRQAFFMAQQRLLDEKVDVVVLVLLDEVMYKSKYLQMRKMLCRKSVLTWPRNPHSQPHFWDNMRATLTSDNNRYYDSNISESF, from the coding sequence CTAAAAGCCTGTATACATTTTCTTGTCACACAGAGGAACAGTCTGATATACCCTTCACTCTTCATCTGTCTCCTGGTGCCTCTGGCCAGGGCTACCCTTCCTAAGTTTTTTCCTTGTGACGACACCGATAATTCCACAGTGGTAGTCTGCAGCAAAAGAAAACTACTTGAAGTCCCTACGATCAGTTCCAGTAATGTGACCACTTTGTACCTAGACAGTAACAATATCAAGCTGGTGAAAAGAGATGCCTTCAGTGCCCTTCCAGGCCTGCAGAACCTGAGCATCATGTGGAATTGTCTTCCGACGAGGTTGAGGTCTCCTGCGTTGCCGTCTTGTCGCATGGAGATTGAGCCAGAAGCCTTTGTGAACTTGAAGAATCTGGTCTACCTTGGCTTGTCTGGAAATAGCCTAACGTCAGTCCCCCAACTTCCCCCCAGCCTGAAGGTTCTCAGTTTGGCTTACAACAACATCGTCCACCTCAGCCATGCAAATTTCTCTGGGGCCCAAAACCTGGTGAACCTCAACCTGGACAAAAATTGTTACTACAACAACCCGTGTGGTGACACTTTTGATTTAAAGGAGGATGTCTTTAGGGATATGCACCAGCTAAAGGTTCTGTCGCTCAAGTTTAATAATATTACTGCGGTTCCCCGAGGCCTTCCACAGTTTTTAGAAGACCTTGATCTAAGAGAGAACAAGATCAGCAGAATCAACAGCATAGATTTCGCCAACCTGACCCAACTTAAAATCCTGAATCTTGAGTGGAACTGCCAGCGCTGTGACCATGCTGCTCAGCCCTGCTTCCCTTGTCTCAATAATGCTTCCATCAACCTGGATCCCAACTCTTTCCGGAACCAGAGGAATCTAATCTCCCTAAGCCTGCGAGGAAACTCTCTCAGGACCCTGTCCGACAGTCTCTTTGAACCTCTTGTCAACCTTTCCAACTTGGACCTATCTGACAACCTGTTAGCATATGCCATCGTGAATGGTACCTTTTTCAGCTACCTTAAGAAAGTCAAAACCCTCAATTTGATCTTCAATTATGAACCACTACAAGTTTTCCCAACCCTTCAGCTATCTCCTCATTTCCAAGACATGGGTTCCTTGGAATGTCTCCTCCTCACTGGTTACTTCTTCCTCACTTTGGAGCCCACAGGACTAAAACCTTTAATGGCCCTCAGAAACCTTAAAAAACTAGACTTCCGGATGAACTTTCTAAATGAGATCAACATGTCAATGTTGACCAAGATTCGTACTCTGAAGCAGGTGGTGCTTTCTGAGAACATGCTGGCTTTTCCTCCTCGTTGTCCATCCGTAATTAATCATTCAGTTAATCTCCCTAAAGAACCAGAACATAATCTGTTACCAGGCTTTACTATGTCTGGTTTGTTCCAGCATCCAAGTCAAGTCAATGAAGAACCTGACTGGGACACTGATCTCATCCCACAGCTGAGGAATCTCCAGTACAAGTATTGCAACAACAGACTGTCACTTGATTTATCCAATAACAACATCATGTCCATACATCAGGATATCTTCCAAGGTTTAGAGGATGTGGTTTGTCTGGATTTGTCCTCCAACTATATCAGCCAACCCCTGAATGGAAGTCAGTTTTTGCCCTTAAAGAATCTCCGCTTCCTCAACCTGGCACAAAACCGGATAGACCTGTACTATGAAACTGCTTTTCAAGAGCTCAACAGTACCCTGATGGCCCTAGATCTTACCAGCAATGCTTACCACTTCCACATGAAGGGAATGGGTCACCGTTTTACCTTCATCCACCACCTGAAATCTCTTAGGTCCCTGAGCTTGGCCCAGAATGACATCGGCATCCGCATTTCCACCAGGCTGGAGAGTGACTCTCTAAATTCGCTTTATTTTGGTGGCAATCGCCTGGATTTGATGTGGGACGGCCAAAACGACCGTTATCTAAGATTCTTTTTGAACCTCACTAACCTCACCTTCCTCGACATCTCCAACAATCACCTGCGGTTTTTGTCTAAAGATGCCATGAACAACCTCCCCAAGACCTTGAAGATCCTTAATGTCAACCATAACAAGCTCATTTTTTTCCCCTGGTGGTGCCTTGAAAATCTGAGCAACCTTATACACCTTAACCTCAGCCACAACTCCCTTAGTACCATTCCCAAAGAAACTATCACATTTGGGAGTAAATTAAGAATCCTAGATCTCAGCTACAACAGCATCAAGAATCTACCTGAAGCTTTTTTCCAGAGCGCCTCCTCCTTGAACTTCCTCAACCTCAGTAACAATGCCCTTAAGTTCCTCTACTCCCAAAGCCTCCCTGCCCAAGTCCTAGGCAACCTCACTGAGCTGGCCATCCACAACAATCCCTTTACCTGCAACTGTGATTCCTCCTGGTTTATCGACTTTCTCAAGACCACACAGGTCAAAATTCCCCACCTCACCACCTATGTCACATGCGAGTTTCCCGAGTCCCAGCAAGGAAAGGCGGTCCTGTCTATGGATCCTCGTTCTTGCCAGGAGATCCTTGGTAATCTTGGCTTCCTCTGCACCTCATTCATGACTATCATCTTCACTGCCCTGCCGATTTTGAAGAAGCTTTATGGTTGGGACTGTTGGTACTTTATCCACATCTTCTGGGTGAGGCTCAAAGGCTACTCCCTGCTTTCCCAGCCAGACAGCCAATATGATGCCTTTGTTGCCTTCGACACTCGTCACAAAGCTGTGGCAGACTGGGTTTACAATGAGCTGAGGGTCAGCCTGGAGGACAAGGGGAGAAAGAGGTTCAAGCTTTGTCTGGAGGAGAGGGACTGGCTCGTTGGATTGTCTTGCATTCAGAACTTGTATGATGCGGTTTACAAGAGTAAAAAGACAGTCTTCGTACTGACCAATGGAGGCTCCATCAATGGGACCCTTAGGCAGGCATTCTTCATGGCCCAACAGCGCCTCTTAGATGAGAAGGTGGATGTGGTGGTCTTGGTCCTCTTGGATGAAGTGATGTATAAGTCCAAGTACTTGCAGATGAGGAAAATGCTCTGCAGGAAGTCTGTCCTCACTTGGCCTAGAAACCCCCACAGCCAGCCTCATTTCTGGGACAACATGCGAGCCACCCTGACCTCCGACAACAACCGCTACTATGACTCTAATATCAGTGAAAGCTTCTAA